A genome region from Alicyclobacillus acidocaldarius subsp. acidocaldarius DSM 446 includes the following:
- a CDS encoding glycosyltransferase family 2 protein: protein MITVWTQAYNSEMFIRQCIESVLNQTYTQFEYIIVDDGSSDRTWEIIKEYEKVDSRVRAYRTPARSGGFKYDLLMEVARGEYFTAVDSDDWLEVTFLEKLMTYCEEENLDMCVCGSRYYVDATGQSGVLRVPERTLTFPSTDIPRYFPTIHQFLRPIWGKLIRIHTMRETDLSMFRLFVEKQYKGFDTAFTMSVFEACSKIGMISEILHNYRIREGSSFGEFSNSRYEAYEALYKQTVHLLAKYGQISPDNRRFISQVFFHAVKDVLDICLKSNLSLEEKISYMLSVFGKNSLIELRQEDMYGDGLHILMPYILLLINVVNTRGLDGEPVMDLLRFMFPSNPLIARLFNAQCKD, encoded by the coding sequence GTGATTACAGTCTGGACCCAAGCTTATAACAGTGAGATGTTTATCCGGCAGTGCATCGAAAGTGTATTGAACCAAACCTATACCCAGTTTGAATACATCATCGTGGACGATGGTAGTTCAGATAGGACGTGGGAAATTATTAAAGAATACGAAAAGGTCGATAGTCGAGTTCGAGCCTATCGAACTCCCGCAAGGTCCGGAGGGTTTAAGTATGACCTGTTAATGGAGGTTGCGAGGGGAGAGTACTTCACAGCGGTCGATAGCGATGACTGGCTTGAAGTTACTTTTTTAGAAAAGCTTATGACGTATTGTGAGGAAGAGAATTTAGACATGTGTGTCTGTGGATCTCGCTACTATGTGGACGCAACGGGTCAAAGCGGAGTGCTCAGAGTTCCTGAGCGGACATTGACCTTTCCCTCCACGGATATACCTCGCTATTTTCCAACGATTCATCAGTTTCTCCGGCCAATTTGGGGCAAACTCATTCGCATTCACACGATGCGAGAAACTGATTTGAGTATGTTTAGGCTATTTGTTGAGAAACAATACAAAGGCTTCGACACTGCGTTTACGATGTCTGTATTTGAGGCTTGCTCAAAAATAGGGATGATAAGTGAGATTCTTCATAATTACAGAATTAGAGAAGGGTCGTCGTTTGGCGAGTTTTCTAATTCTCGCTATGAGGCATATGAGGCATTGTATAAACAAACTGTTCACCTTTTGGCTAAATATGGACAGATCAGCCCTGATAACCGTAGATTTATTTCGCAAGTATTCTTTCATGCGGTTAAAGATGTATTGGACATTTGCTTAAAGTCCAACCTTTCACTAGAAGAAAAAATATCCTACATGCTCAGCGTTTTTGGAAAGAATTCGTTGATCGAGCTGAGACAAGAGGACATGTACGGGGATGGACTGCACATATTGATGCCTTACATTCTCCTTCTAATTAATGTAGTGAATACCCGGGGCCTGGACGGTGAGCCTGTGATGGATCTTCTTCGATTCATGTTTCCATCTAACCCCTTAATAGCTCGTCTATTTAATGCGCAATGCAAAGATTAA
- the fliD gene encoding flagellar filament capping protein FliD → MAINASSLSASSLQTAASLLQQLNTVSNPSGNGLPVTQYVQDLQTILQQELEKPLQSQISTLTSQQSALSSLQSALQTFQQATETLASLQSWSTVQASTSNSSVLSVTASAGASVGTYSIQVTSLAQAQTTFQTSGLQSTANGASTLASGTLVITPNTLNKAQPVSINIAQGESLQDIANAINEKTTQTGVAASVISNGQNSYFLALSSIQTGQAYGFTVTETNVGSNGAQIAFQTDTQAQNATIVVGGQTLSSSTNTFQNYIPNVTIQLNNIGTANVTLSNDTSGAEKAVQTWMNAYNTLIDTIRQDTAYTPASGAKTSSSAGPLFGDPLTQGLLQQIPAAVSSVASSVASQYNSLASIGIVLDPTTGHLEFQSASGFSSAAGTLPDGQTMFQQALASNLSAVEQLFGVVDTTAPQAIPTSGVLGNLYNLLNTMLIGNPNGTGQSPIQSEISALQSQQTTLQNYLNLVDAQIQDRVQQYENQLNKLNSVMQQAQAQMQQLSALFKSSSSTSTA, encoded by the coding sequence ATGGCGATTAACGCTTCCAGCCTATCGGCGTCAAGTCTCCAGACGGCCGCTAGCTTGCTTCAACAGTTGAATACAGTCTCAAATCCATCGGGGAACGGTCTGCCTGTTACGCAGTATGTGCAGGATCTACAAACCATTCTTCAACAAGAACTTGAAAAGCCTCTCCAAAGCCAAATATCGACTCTCACTTCGCAACAAAGTGCGCTGAGTTCATTACAGTCAGCGCTTCAGACGTTCCAACAGGCAACGGAGACGCTGGCAAGTCTCCAGAGCTGGAGCACGGTCCAAGCGTCGACAAGCAACTCGAGCGTGCTTTCGGTTACGGCGTCCGCGGGGGCGAGCGTCGGCACGTATTCAATCCAGGTGACGTCCCTTGCGCAAGCACAAACGACGTTTCAAACCTCAGGATTGCAATCGACTGCGAATGGTGCCTCAACCCTGGCGAGTGGAACGCTTGTGATCACACCGAACACGCTGAACAAGGCGCAACCAGTCTCCATCAACATCGCGCAGGGTGAGTCGCTTCAGGACATCGCAAACGCAATCAATGAAAAGACGACTCAGACGGGCGTTGCTGCGTCGGTCATTTCGAACGGGCAAAACTCGTATTTCTTGGCTCTGTCGTCGATCCAGACGGGTCAAGCGTACGGATTCACTGTCACTGAGACGAATGTTGGATCAAACGGTGCTCAAATTGCATTCCAGACAGATACTCAGGCCCAAAACGCGACAATCGTTGTTGGCGGACAGACGCTGAGTTCTTCGACGAACACATTCCAGAACTATATTCCGAACGTCACGATTCAATTGAACAACATTGGGACTGCCAATGTCACCCTGTCGAATGACACGAGTGGCGCAGAGAAGGCGGTACAGACCTGGATGAATGCGTACAACACCCTAATCGACACAATCCGTCAGGACACAGCCTACACGCCGGCGTCGGGTGCAAAGACGAGCAGTTCGGCGGGACCGCTCTTTGGAGATCCTCTGACGCAAGGGCTCTTGCAACAAATTCCAGCGGCAGTCAGCAGTGTGGCTAGTTCTGTCGCGTCTCAATACAATTCTCTCGCTTCGATCGGGATCGTTCTCGATCCGACCACGGGTCATCTCGAATTTCAATCTGCGTCCGGTTTCAGCTCAGCAGCTGGTACGTTGCCGGACGGACAAACGATGTTCCAGCAGGCACTTGCCTCGAATTTGTCCGCTGTCGAACAGTTATTTGGGGTTGTCGACACAACAGCGCCACAAGCCATCCCTACATCGGGTGTATTGGGAAATCTGTATAATCTTCTCAATACAATGCTCATCGGCAATCCGAATGGTACGGGTCAATCGCCAATTCAGTCCGAAATCAGCGCTTTACAGTCTCAACAAACGACCCTTCAAAACTACCTGAACCTGGTTGACGCTCAAATTCAAGACCGCGTCCAGCAGTATGAGAATCAGCTCAACAAACTGAACAGCGTGATGCAACAGGCACAGGCGCAAATGCAACAGCTTTCTGCGCTGTTTAAGTCGTCGTCTTCCACCAGCACAGCGTGA
- a CDS encoding glycosyltransferase, with the protein MRRIVVLLSACLIVKNEAHVLPRCLGSLQGVADEIVVVDTGSTDDTPRIAESFGARVYHFEWTGDFAVARNESLRYALGEYVLVIDADEFLPKEDGVRLRQALQERRADAYTVDLVNYLGSVARFVRSPGVRVVRVFRRGFSYMGSIHEQILYDVIAKGGQIEVLDVEIHHLGYLAEFVALKGKSDRNLEILNQALAIDPDNFFHITNLMAEYARLGDPKKVVELGERAYDLFQRGRVNQPHLVLRMYRMMIAAHGDLGNYDRVEALAREAELFFPNIPDVPFVHALYVMQRGDWRKAIRLFERSREIGEIRSEIIDTIAGAGSYVAAAKLGELWLLEGDVELAREYFVQSLRENLRQEGTFFFLASLLPLNDPSVFEQLRALASHDPVCLAYLALAGAVWRVDHAWRLINEIEQTPVTAPIVAKLRALGAVLGILPANDVRVDSTVEREIQWYEALFALERGDRDQAERCLRDQPERWERLSEWLTSKQGLCISPILDELLLARVDELLLAWLPRAEDRDLALSRVLASPLREEVWKAAWLGERGWECDFLALGAFRRRDIQASLNWLERGLTYEPTVRRAIVEIDLALCHKNIAHAQEVASQASRLFPESKLLEGIAGSLGVSPRPMRSLDDLLGGGSGLNPHRAYQSSVNSMPLKVKIMKLHERAVECVDQVKALVDQGDIMGARTYIQYVQDIITFLRSNLDTSTEAGKAADAAYAYFYKMLVEWFLQPSKVESEYKEMRDFWQSWADTWAKVEA; encoded by the coding sequence GTGAGGAGAATCGTCGTGCTACTTTCGGCCTGTCTCATAGTGAAAAACGAAGCTCATGTGCTACCGCGTTGCTTAGGTTCGCTCCAAGGCGTAGCAGATGAAATCGTGGTAGTAGACACAGGTTCTACGGATGACACTCCTCGCATCGCCGAGTCATTCGGTGCGCGTGTGTATCATTTTGAGTGGACTGGAGACTTTGCGGTAGCCCGAAACGAATCGTTGCGATATGCGCTGGGCGAGTATGTGCTTGTGATCGATGCTGATGAGTTTTTGCCAAAGGAGGACGGTGTTCGCCTGCGTCAGGCGCTCCAAGAGAGGCGGGCCGACGCTTATACTGTGGACCTCGTCAACTACTTAGGATCAGTGGCTCGTTTTGTCCGTTCACCCGGTGTTCGCGTGGTGCGCGTCTTTCGACGCGGTTTCTCGTACATGGGTTCTATCCACGAACAAATTTTGTACGACGTGATCGCCAAAGGCGGTCAAATCGAGGTTCTTGACGTCGAGATTCATCATTTAGGTTATCTAGCCGAGTTCGTAGCGCTTAAAGGCAAGTCGGACCGCAATCTCGAGATCTTAAATCAGGCCCTGGCAATTGATCCGGATAATTTTTTTCATATCACGAACCTTATGGCCGAATACGCCCGGTTAGGTGATCCAAAAAAAGTCGTGGAGCTGGGCGAGCGCGCATACGACCTTTTTCAGCGCGGTCGAGTTAACCAGCCGCATCTCGTTCTGCGAATGTATCGCATGATGATCGCAGCGCACGGCGATCTTGGCAATTATGACCGAGTCGAGGCACTGGCGAGAGAAGCCGAGCTATTCTTTCCGAATATCCCGGACGTCCCATTCGTCCATGCACTCTATGTGATGCAACGCGGCGATTGGCGAAAGGCGATTCGGCTGTTTGAGCGCAGTCGTGAAATTGGTGAGATTCGATCTGAGATTATCGACACCATAGCTGGCGCGGGCTCATACGTCGCGGCTGCGAAGCTCGGCGAACTCTGGCTACTCGAGGGCGATGTAGAACTTGCTCGAGAATATTTTGTACAGAGTTTACGTGAGAACCTGCGTCAGGAGGGCACCTTCTTTTTCTTAGCTTCGCTTCTCCCGCTGAATGATCCAAGCGTATTCGAGCAACTCCGTGCCCTCGCGAGCCACGATCCAGTCTGTCTTGCGTATCTTGCCCTCGCAGGAGCAGTATGGCGGGTCGACCATGCTTGGCGGCTCATCAATGAAATCGAACAAACGCCCGTGACGGCACCAATCGTCGCAAAACTGCGCGCACTCGGCGCGGTACTTGGTATTCTACCCGCAAACGATGTCCGAGTGGATTCGACGGTCGAACGGGAAATTCAATGGTACGAGGCGCTCTTTGCACTTGAACGAGGAGATCGCGACCAGGCAGAGAGATGCCTACGCGACCAACCGGAGCGTTGGGAGCGTCTGTCTGAGTGGCTAACGAGCAAGCAAGGTCTTTGCATTAGCCCGATCCTGGACGAGTTGCTGCTAGCTCGTGTCGATGAGTTGCTTCTTGCGTGGCTACCAAGGGCAGAAGACCGAGATCTCGCGCTGTCAAGGGTTTTGGCGTCTCCGCTTCGCGAGGAAGTCTGGAAGGCTGCGTGGCTCGGCGAACGCGGCTGGGAGTGCGACTTTTTGGCCTTGGGTGCGTTTCGGCGCCGCGACATTCAGGCAAGTCTCAACTGGCTCGAGCGTGGTCTCACCTACGAGCCCACAGTACGGCGGGCCATCGTCGAGATCGATCTCGCCTTATGCCACAAAAACATCGCTCACGCCCAGGAAGTAGCAAGCCAAGCAAGTAGGTTGTTCCCTGAATCGAAACTGTTGGAGGGCATTGCAGGGAGCCTAGGCGTCTCGCCGCGACCAATGCGCTCTTTAGACGACTTGTTGGGAGGGGGTAGTGGCTTGAATCCACATCGCGCCTACCAATCGTCCGTCAACAGCATGCCACTTAAGGTAAAGATCATGAAGCTCCATGAGCGGGCCGTAGAGTGCGTCGATCAAGTCAAGGCTCTCGTTGATCAAGGTGACATCATGGGGGCCCGCACGTACATCCAGTACGTGCAAGACATTATCACCTTTTTGCGCAGTAACCTCGACACGTCGACGGAAGCAGGCAAGGCGGCCGATGCGGCATACGCGTACTTCTATAAGATGCTGGTTGAGTGGTTCCTGCAGCCATCGAAGGTGGAAAGCGAGTACAAGGAAATGCGAGATTTCTGGCAGTCGTGGGCGGACACGTGGGCCAAGGTTGAGGCATGA
- a CDS encoding IS1634 family transposase, which translates to MREAFQLFGPVRSYVMGPAPVLARLIDELKWVEIIDEFVPRPDSKLSVGLRTKALLVNIGTNREALYRVEEFYAQRDVEVLLGSGVSADDLHDDALARALDALYDAGLEALYARIALHTLRRLRVLSDSNELIPIHADTTSLSMTGEYLDQTAFRIDRGFSKDHRPDLKQIVFGLCTVHGLGLCANVNPGNLDDHTWNFENIQQLLSQLDEETRKRSVYVADAALVTKDNLELLAEEDFHFISRLPGTYKLSEDLKRAAWEKENSWKEVGRLAEAEDSAHYRIQAFRRTLYGRTYRFVVVRSSSLDTRKERKLKEVLKREKAALEKAAKAMSQNVYSCEQDAQMAMQTFMHEHRATLHPISARICAEQVQAKRARRGRPRKDDPPPPVHTQYRVEVAILPPSEERVQQWREKEATFVLITDIRDDQRVSDEQILRLYKEQHEVEARFRYLKSPYHVGPIYLHKPTRVKAFGFVMLLSLLLYSVLEYLIREKMKRETEPLMLPGNRKSFRPTGLAILEMLDGVTTVHMQVGDTWQRVPATPHNPQIMRVLKLLNMDLSIYTEAQKTA; encoded by the coding sequence GTGCGGGAGGCTTTCCAGTTGTTCGGTCCAGTTCGCTCGTATGTCATGGGGCCTGCGCCCGTTTTAGCCAGACTGATCGACGAGTTGAAGTGGGTAGAGATTATCGACGAGTTCGTGCCACGTCCGGATAGCAAACTGTCCGTCGGGCTGCGTACCAAGGCGTTGCTGGTTAATATCGGCACGAATCGCGAAGCCCTCTACCGGGTGGAGGAGTTCTACGCGCAACGGGATGTGGAAGTCCTGCTTGGAAGCGGCGTCTCCGCAGACGATCTCCATGATGACGCTTTGGCCCGGGCTCTGGATGCCTTGTACGACGCAGGTCTCGAGGCATTATACGCGCGTATCGCCCTCCACACGCTACGCAGACTCCGGGTGCTCAGCGATTCCAACGAACTCATCCCCATCCATGCGGATACCACGTCGCTCTCTATGACAGGCGAGTACCTGGACCAAACAGCGTTTCGCATTGACCGGGGATTCTCCAAGGACCACCGGCCTGATCTCAAGCAAATTGTGTTTGGACTTTGCACCGTCCATGGTCTGGGGCTATGCGCGAACGTCAACCCTGGGAACTTGGACGATCACACATGGAATTTCGAGAACATCCAGCAACTCCTGAGCCAGCTCGATGAGGAGACGCGAAAGAGAAGCGTCTACGTCGCGGACGCGGCGTTGGTGACGAAGGACAACCTTGAGCTTTTGGCGGAGGAAGACTTCCATTTCATCTCACGACTGCCGGGGACGTATAAGCTGTCCGAGGACCTGAAGAGAGCGGCATGGGAGAAAGAAAACAGCTGGAAAGAAGTCGGTCGGCTCGCTGAGGCGGAAGACAGCGCCCATTACAGGATCCAGGCCTTCCGTCGCACGCTGTACGGGCGAACGTATCGATTCGTCGTGGTGCGCTCCTCCAGCCTGGATACCCGGAAGGAGCGTAAGCTCAAAGAGGTGCTCAAGCGTGAGAAGGCTGCGCTGGAGAAAGCGGCCAAGGCGATGAGCCAAAACGTCTACAGTTGTGAACAAGATGCGCAGATGGCCATGCAGACCTTCATGCACGAACACCGTGCCACTTTGCATCCCATCTCCGCCCGCATATGTGCCGAGCAGGTGCAGGCAAAACGCGCGCGCCGCGGTCGCCCGCGCAAAGATGACCCGCCACCGCCGGTGCATACACAGTACCGTGTGGAAGTGGCGATCTTACCGCCTTCTGAGGAGCGGGTTCAGCAGTGGCGAGAGAAGGAAGCGACGTTTGTGCTCATCACCGACATCCGCGATGATCAGCGTGTGTCAGATGAACAGATCCTCCGCCTGTATAAGGAACAACACGAGGTGGAGGCGCGTTTTCGGTATCTGAAAAGCCCGTATCACGTGGGTCCCATCTACCTGCATAAGCCGACACGGGTGAAAGCGTTCGGTTTCGTCATGCTGTTATCCCTGCTCTTGTATAGCGTATTGGAATATCTCATCCGAGAGAAGATGAAGCGGGAAACGGAACCGCTCATGCTGCCAGGCAATCGAAAGAGTTTTCGTCCAACAGGGTTGGCCATCCTCGAGATGCTGGATGGAGTGACGACCGTGCACATGCAGGTCGGCGACACGTGGCAGCGAGTACCTGCAACGCCTCATAATCCTCAGATCATGAGGGTTCTTAAGCTGCTGAACATGGACCTGAGCATCTACACGGAAGCGCAAAAAACGGCTTGA
- a CDS encoding methyltransferase domain-containing protein encodes MDRSLDRLQIVDDVMQAFADREDITDKWLIRQTIATAAMRRAILATLPMRPGMHIVDVGCGYGALLFDIAAMHSVHVTGIDHSPAALAVDEEILSTLAARGALKDGASITLQRGDAMALPLPDGFADGVVSRFLFQHIPNSRTAAAEMFRILRSEGFVCAIDSDDALSIEYPADPPAVTRAKDALKSLQRAKGGVREVGRQLASIFHDAGFSITQTFVVPQAVYSLAPSDLARDILAEQLQAGRQELVARGILTKPEYLELLRDLRQEEARWQFSMHAEIAVIAQKPS; translated from the coding sequence ATGGATCGCTCATTGGACCGCCTACAGATTGTGGATGACGTCATGCAAGCGTTCGCCGACCGCGAGGACATAACCGACAAGTGGCTGATCCGACAGACCATAGCGACCGCCGCTATGCGGCGCGCGATCCTGGCGACATTGCCCATGCGTCCCGGCATGCATATCGTAGACGTCGGTTGCGGTTACGGCGCGCTTCTCTTTGACATAGCTGCAATGCACAGCGTGCACGTGACCGGGATCGACCACTCGCCAGCCGCTCTCGCTGTGGACGAAGAAATCCTATCGACACTTGCAGCCCGTGGCGCCTTGAAGGATGGCGCGTCGATCACACTCCAACGAGGTGACGCCATGGCGCTTCCCCTTCCCGATGGCTTCGCCGATGGTGTCGTCTCGCGCTTCCTTTTCCAGCACATACCAAATTCGCGCACCGCAGCGGCCGAAATGTTCCGCATCCTGCGGTCCGAGGGCTTTGTCTGCGCCATCGATAGCGACGACGCCCTTTCCATAGAATATCCAGCGGATCCGCCGGCCGTCACGCGAGCAAAGGATGCCCTGAAGTCTCTACAGCGCGCGAAAGGCGGCGTTCGGGAGGTCGGACGGCAGCTCGCGTCGATTTTCCACGATGCGGGATTTTCCATCACGCAGACGTTTGTCGTGCCCCAAGCAGTGTACAGCCTAGCACCTAGCGACCTCGCCCGCGACATACTCGCCGAGCAGCTTCAGGCAGGCCGACAGGAACTCGTCGCTCGTGGCATACTTACCAAGCCCGAGTATCTAGAGCTGCTTCGAGACCTCAGGCAAGAAGAGGCTCGCTGGCAGTTCTCCATGCATGCCGAGATCGCCGTGATCGCGCAGAAACCGAGCTGA
- a CDS encoding flagellin N-terminal helical domain-containing protein, whose product MSLNFSVNNNASAASILSNLQYVNNEINTSYQQLSTGNRINSAADDPAGYAISQQMTAQVNALNQAIQNAQNGISMLQTASGAMNQITSILQTMNTLAVEAANGTENSDDLNNLDQEFVALQKQIDNITSQTKFNTKTLLDGTFATSGVVFQINTDSTKNSQLSVTIAAVNIGALFKGHVSTSSPYLHITSQSLAQQAISLVQAAITSLSSYQAQIGAVEDRLNYTVSNLQNTADNLQNAESTITNTDMAQAYTQFSQQQVLQQVGLAMLAQADQQPDAILKLLQ is encoded by the coding sequence ATGTCTCTCAACTTCAGTGTAAACAACAATGCGTCGGCTGCAAGCATTCTTTCGAATTTGCAGTATGTGAACAACGAGATCAACACGTCGTATCAACAGCTTTCTACCGGTAACCGTATCAACAGCGCTGCTGACGATCCTGCAGGATATGCCATCTCACAGCAAATGACTGCTCAGGTTAATGCGCTCAATCAGGCCATTCAAAATGCTCAAAATGGCATTAGCATGCTGCAGACTGCCTCTGGTGCTATGAATCAGATTACCTCTATTCTTCAAACGATGAACACGCTTGCGGTGGAGGCGGCGAACGGAACTGAAAACTCAGACGATTTAAATAACCTGGACCAGGAATTTGTTGCTTTGCAAAAGCAGATCGACAATATTACAAGCCAGACGAAGTTCAACACTAAAACTCTTCTGGACGGAACGTTTGCAACCTCAGGGGTTGTATTCCAAATTAACACAGATAGCACGAAGAACTCACAACTAAGCGTAACAATCGCGGCTGTAAATATCGGTGCGTTATTTAAGGGACACGTTAGCACTTCTAGTCCTTACTTGCACATCACATCCCAATCTCTCGCGCAGCAGGCGATTTCGCTCGTCCAAGCTGCCATTACAAGTCTGTCTTCATACCAGGCGCAGATCGGCGCTGTCGAAGATCGGCTCAATTACACAGTTTCTAACTTGCAAAACACAGCCGACAATCTTCAGAATGCGGAGTCGACCATTACGAACACCGACATGGCGCAGGCGTACACGCAGTTCAGCCAACAGCAGGTGCTTCAGCAGGTCGGGCTTGCGATGCTGGCGCAGGCGGATCAGCAACCCGATGCGATCCTCAAGTTGTTGCAATGA